From a region of the Candidatus Binataceae bacterium genome:
- a CDS encoding right-handed parallel beta-helix repeat-containing protein: MSQALYRTTAERRYVAALAAAIVAIFFTAAVQAQTTITVDSSLDDAIANHCTLRDAINSAIGMSGIGSCGTGSGPFTINFSASVDGHTITLGRPLPTIAIGTNLIITGPTNAPGITIDGNNTFRPLDVGGSFESGATLALNNLTIAHGRAPSGQAGGGVFVDTSAALTVTNCTFLGNSSSDDSGGAIAVNAQGAATVINSTFTGNKAHGGGAILNIGTLTVTNSTFDGNSAAATNGGGILTGLHATTDLKGTILAANSGDNCLTVRGTLNDDGYNLSDDDSCHFNGTGSHNGVADSDLNLGSLADNGGPTKTIALQTGSIAIDAMPPASCTFPSGALNPCTNPPSLTMSDQLTCDQRGEARPDPEDSPAGNCDIGTFESGAEAAIDCSNAAASTPNLIAISPLGFYPESVTSVTDSAGPFSISITGVRQDKPGPALILCPNAKILGATAFVRTNPEPLLGSGGLLYSIQFKATDEASGASCTGAVPVCVQDIFHRGQQCSASVPIYDATKCP, translated from the coding sequence TGAGCCAAGCACTCTATCGCACGACCGCTGAGCGTCGGTACGTCGCCGCGTTGGCGGCGGCGATCGTCGCGATATTCTTTACCGCAGCCGTGCAGGCCCAGACGACGATCACCGTCGACAGCAGCCTCGACGACGCCATCGCAAACCATTGTACTTTGCGCGACGCGATCAACTCGGCGATTGGCATGAGCGGTATCGGCTCCTGCGGGACGGGTAGCGGACCTTTCACGATCAACTTCAGCGCGAGCGTCGATGGCCACACCATCACGCTTGGGCGCCCGTTGCCGACCATCGCCATTGGCACCAACCTGATCATCACGGGTCCGACGAACGCGCCGGGAATCACGATCGATGGCAACAATACGTTCCGGCCGTTGGACGTCGGAGGAAGTTTCGAGTCGGGCGCAACGTTGGCCCTGAACAACCTCACCATCGCTCACGGCAGAGCCCCGTCTGGCCAGGCGGGCGGCGGCGTTTTCGTGGACACGAGCGCCGCGCTGACGGTGACCAACTGCACTTTCCTCGGCAACAGCAGTTCTGATGACAGCGGCGGTGCCATCGCGGTTAACGCCCAGGGCGCAGCGACCGTGATCAACAGCACGTTTACCGGCAATAAGGCGCACGGCGGTGGCGCCATACTAAACATCGGCACTCTTACCGTGACCAACAGCACCTTTGACGGCAACAGCGCTGCGGCGACCAACGGCGGCGGCATTCTTACCGGCCTTCACGCCACGACCGACCTCAAGGGCACGATCCTGGCCGCGAACTCCGGCGACAATTGCTTGACCGTCAGGGGTACCCTCAACGACGACGGATACAATCTGAGCGACGATGACTCCTGCCATTTCAACGGCACGGGGAGCCACAATGGCGTCGCGGATTCCGATCTCAACCTGGGATCGCTGGCGGACAACGGTGGGCCGACCAAAACCATCGCGCTGCAAACCGGCAGTATCGCGATCGATGCGATGCCGCCAGCGTCTTGCACGTTTCCCTCGGGCGCGCTGAACCCCTGTACCAATCCGCCGTCGCTGACGATGTCCGACCAACTCACCTGCGACCAACGTGGGGAGGCGCGTCCCGATCCCGAGGACAGCCCCGCCGGCAACTGCGATATCGGCACCTTTGAGTCAGGTGCCGAGGCGGCGATTGATTGCAGCAATGCGGCGGCGAGCACCCCGAATCTGATCGCGATTTCGCCGCTTGGCTTTTATCCCGAGAGCGTGACCAGCGTGACCGATTCCGCCGGCCCCTTCAGCATCAGCATCACGGGCGTGAGACAGGATAAACCGGGTCCGGCCTTAATACTCTGTCCGAACGCAAAGATACTCGGTGCAACGGCGTTTGTGCGGACCAACCCCGAACCGCTGCTGGGTTCGGGCGGCCTGCTTTACAGCATCCAGTTCAAGGCTACCGATGAAGCCAGTGGCGCGAGCTGCACCGGCGCAGTTCCAGTGTGCGTGCAGGACATATTCCACCGGGGCCAGCAGTGCTCCGCCTCTGTTCCGATTTACGACGCAACAAAGTGTCCGTGA